The DNA segment CGGTTTTGGTTACCTGTAGTTGAACCAGTAACCGATGCCGAGGCTGAGGCGGGAATTGGACCATTCGGCATGCTTGTACATATCGGTCACGCCGTAGGTGTACCTGAAGTTGAATTCAAGACCGAAGCCCAGAGTAAAACCGAGGCCTGCGCCGAGTTCCACGTTCAGGAGTTTCTGCTCGTCGTTGCTATCCCATTCTTCGGCGTAACCCGAGTACCACTGTTCGAAAAGGTTGATATCGAAGGTGGCGCCCGCTTCCATGAAGAAGCTGTTGGAAAGGTAGAAGCGTGCCATGGCGGGAATCGTGATGGCCATGCCGATGGTCATGTTGTCATCGACATCGTCGCTGCTGTGGGTGCCGTAGCCAGTGTCGTCATCACCGTTGGTAAATGTTGCGACGTTCAGCATCAGGCCAAGTCCTGTATGGAGGCCGATGCGGGAATTGAATCCGATCAAGGCGTCGAAGGCCAGCTGCGTGTACGATGCGCTGTAGTCGCCATAGTCGGGAGCATTTTTACCCTGGAAGATAACGG comes from the Fibrobacter sp. UWH4 genome and includes:
- a CDS encoding outer membrane beta-barrel protein, encoding MKKIIALAVFLMAFTSASAAINSPNVFGASLTEGSVIFQGKNAPDYGDYSASYTQLAFDALIGFNSRIGLHTGLGLMLNVATFTNGDDDTGYGTHSSDDVDDNMTIGMAITIPAMARFYLSNSFFMEAGATFDINLFEQWYSGYAEEWDSNDEQKLLNVELGAGLGFTLGFGLEFNFRYTYGVTDMYKHAEWSNSRLSLGIGYWFNYR